In Gemmatimonadales bacterium, a single window of DNA contains:
- a CDS encoding permease, with protein MTTSAALHTPGQQPAPSTVKWLSLTLGAIVLWFAIYSQLVPLSEWISASLGLERGTRLEEAVRFFVYDTPKVLLLLTLVVFVMGVVRSYFSPERTRALLSGRSEGAGNVAAAGLGIFTPFCSCSAVPLFVGFVSAGVPLGVTFSFLIAAPMINEVALGLLFALLGWKVAVAYLGFGLGVAIVAGWVIGRLHLEGWLESWVREVRATDAVITSGALTFVDRLKEGVTAVREIVGRVWMWMIAGIAVGAFIHGFAPAELLATIMGKDSWWSVPAAVLVGIPMYSNAAGIIPVVEALLGKGAALGTVLAFMMSVIALSLPETIILRKVLTPKLLAVFLGVVGVGILAVGFLFNVLFT; from the coding sequence GTGACCACGAGTGCGGCCCTCCACACGCCCGGGCAGCAGCCGGCGCCATCCACCGTCAAATGGCTCAGCCTCACGCTGGGCGCGATCGTGCTCTGGTTCGCGATTTACAGCCAGCTGGTGCCCCTGTCGGAGTGGATCTCCGCCAGTCTCGGCTTGGAGCGGGGGACGCGGCTCGAGGAAGCCGTTCGCTTCTTCGTGTATGACACGCCGAAGGTCCTGTTGCTCCTGACCCTCGTGGTCTTCGTGATGGGTGTCGTGCGCAGCTATTTCTCTCCCGAACGGACACGCGCCCTGCTCTCCGGCAGGAGCGAGGGTGCCGGCAACGTGGCGGCGGCGGGACTCGGGATCTTCACCCCGTTCTGCTCCTGCTCTGCCGTCCCGCTCTTCGTCGGGTTCGTATCCGCGGGTGTCCCGCTCGGGGTGACGTTCTCGTTCCTGATTGCGGCCCCGATGATCAACGAGGTGGCGCTGGGGCTGCTGTTTGCCCTGCTGGGGTGGAAAGTCGCGGTCGCGTACCTCGGCTTCGGACTTGGCGTTGCCATCGTCGCCGGTTGGGTCATCGGGCGACTGCACCTGGAGGGCTGGCTCGAATCATGGGTCCGCGAGGTACGCGCGACCGATGCCGTCATAACGTCGGGCGCCCTGACCTTCGTCGACCGGTTGAAGGAGGGCGTGACCGCCGTCCGGGAGATCGTCGGGCGGGTGTGGATGTGGATGATCGCTGGAATCGCCGTCGGCGCCTTCATTCACGGCTTCGCGCCGGCGGAACTCCTGGCGACCATCATGGGGAAGGATTCCTGGTGGTCCGTACCGGCCGCGGTCCTGGTGGGCATCCCGATGTACTCCAACGCCGCCGGCATCATTCCGGTCGTCGAGGCGCTGCTTGGGAAGGGCGCGGCGCTGGGGACGGTGCTGGCCTTCATGATGTCGGTAATTGCCCTCTCCCTCCCCGAGACGATCATCCTGCGGAAGGTGCTGACCCCAAAGCTGCTGGCGGTTTTTCTGGGGGTCGTGGGGGTGGGTATCCTGGCCGTCGGGTTCCTCTTCAACGTTCTGTTCACCTGA
- a CDS encoding metalloregulator ArsR/SmtB family transcription factor, with translation MDELKPLLTAIAEPTRLGALRLLWDGQEHCVCELMERLGASQSRMSRHMAQLKRVGLVVDRRDAQWVRYRRNPSLPRPQVRIVEAVLASLDAAPPRRVA, from the coding sequence ATGGATGAACTCAAGCCCCTCCTCACCGCCATCGCCGAGCCCACTCGGCTGGGTGCCCTCCGCCTCCTCTGGGACGGTCAGGAGCACTGTGTCTGTGAGCTGATGGAACGGCTCGGGGCGTCCCAGTCGCGCATGTCACGGCATATGGCGCAGCTGAAGCGGGTCGGCCTCGTGGTCGACCGCCGGGACGCCCAATGGGTGCGGTATCGCCGGAACCCTTCCCTGCCACGACCGCAAGTCCGCATCGTCGAGGCCGTCCTGGCCAGCCTGGACGCCGCCCCCCCAAGGCGGGTCGCGTGA
- a CDS encoding DJ-1/PfpI family protein produces the protein MGKKLLMIVGDFVEDYEVMVPFQALRAVGHQVDAVCPKKAAGDTVRTAIHDFEGDQTYSEKPGHNFALNATFDEVREPDYDALVIPGGRAPEYLRLDGRVIAIVQAFARAGKPIAAICHGAQLLAAANVITGKRISAYPACAPEVELAGATYASISIDDAVTDGNFVTAPAWPAHPAWIAQFLTVLGTRIEHTA, from the coding sequence ATGGGGAAGAAACTGCTGATGATCGTGGGGGACTTCGTGGAGGACTACGAGGTGATGGTCCCCTTTCAGGCACTGCGTGCGGTCGGGCACCAGGTTGATGCCGTCTGTCCCAAGAAGGCGGCAGGAGATACCGTGCGCACCGCGATCCATGACTTCGAGGGCGATCAGACCTACTCAGAGAAGCCGGGTCACAATTTCGCGCTGAACGCCACCTTCGACGAGGTGCGTGAGCCGGACTACGACGCACTGGTGATTCCCGGGGGACGGGCACCGGAGTACCTCCGGCTGGACGGGCGCGTGATCGCCATTGTCCAGGCCTTCGCCAGGGCCGGGAAGCCGATCGCCGCCATCTGCCACGGTGCCCAGCTGCTGGCGGCGGCCAATGTCATCACCGGCAAGCGGATCAGCGCCTATCCTGCCTGTGCGCCGGAAGTGGAGCTCGCCGGGGCGACCTATGCCTCGATCAGCATTGATGACGCCGTGACGGATGGGAATTTCGTGACGGCGCCGGCCTGGCCGGCCCACCCGGCATGGATTGCGCAGTTCCTCACCGTGCTCGGGACGCGGATCGAACACACGGCGTGA